One segment of Nitrospinota bacterium DNA contains the following:
- the queC gene encoding 7-cyano-7-deazaguanine synthase QueC: MSGGLDSCVTAALAHQKGRLAACHLQYGQRSEARELAAFNAVCDHYGVEERLVARLPALEQVGGSSLTDRAIPVREGPPEPGVVPTSYVPFRNTHMLAAGVSWAETLGASSVWCGAVWDDSSGYPDCREVFFEAFREVVKLGTRPETKIEIVTPIIHLNKAEIVRVGNRLGAPMQLTWSCYHEGTVACGRCESCFLRLKGFAEAGITDPLAYEDE, from the coding sequence ATGAGCGGCGGGCTCGACTCCTGCGTCACCGCCGCGCTCGCCCACCAGAAGGGCCGTCTGGCAGCCTGCCACCTCCAGTACGGCCAGCGCTCCGAGGCCCGCGAGCTCGCGGCCTTCAACGCCGTCTGCGACCACTACGGCGTCGAGGAGCGCCTCGTCGCCCGCCTGCCGGCCCTCGAGCAGGTCGGCGGCTCCAGCCTCACCGACCGGGCGATCCCCGTACGCGAGGGCCCGCCCGAGCCGGGGGTCGTCCCCACCTCCTACGTCCCATTCCGTAACACCCACATGCTGGCCGCCGGGGTCTCGTGGGCCGAGACACTGGGCGCATCGTCCGTCTGGTGCGGGGCCGTCTGGGACGACTCCTCCGGCTACCCCGACTGCCGGGAGGTCTTCTTCGAGGCCTTCCGCGAGGTGGTGAAGCTCGGCACCCGGCCCGAGACGAAAATCGAGATTGTGACCCCCATCATCCACCTCAACAAGGCAGAGATCGTGCGGGTCGGCAACCGCTTGGGCGCTCCCATGCAGTTGACCTGGAGCTGCTACCATGAAGGGACGGTCGCCTGCGGCCGCTGCGAAAGCTGCTTCCTTCGCCTCAAAGGCTTCGCCGAAGCGGGGATTACCGATCCGCTGGCCTATGAGGACGAATAG
- a CDS encoding radical SAM protein codes for MLNVHELFFSIQGEGTRTGEPCAFVRLARCNLRCRWCDTTQAFKAGKDMTVEEAVSWVERHPTKTASVTGGEPLLQPAAFDLITALAERDYTVIVETSGSIDITPVDPRAVVILDLKCPGSGCTEHMLWDNVEALRPHHEVKFVIADERDFRWAAEQVESHGLADRATVLFSPVWGELAPEVLAGWVLKEGLPVRLNIQLRKYRWGADTEGV; via the coding sequence CTGCTCAACGTACACGAGCTCTTCTTCAGCATCCAAGGCGAGGGGACGCGGACCGGCGAGCCCTGCGCATTCGTCCGGCTGGCCCGATGCAACTTGCGCTGCCGGTGGTGTGATACCACCCAGGCCTTCAAGGCGGGCAAGGACATGACGGTGGAGGAGGCCGTCTCGTGGGTGGAGCGCCACCCGACGAAGACCGCGAGCGTGACGGGGGGCGAGCCTTTGCTGCAGCCGGCGGCCTTCGACCTCATAACGGCTCTGGCCGAGCGCGACTACACGGTTATTGTGGAGACCAGCGGAAGCATAGATATAACGCCCGTTGACCCCCGGGCGGTCGTCATCCTCGACCTCAAGTGCCCCGGCAGCGGCTGCACAGAGCACATGTTGTGGGACAACGTCGAGGCGCTGAGGCCCCACCACGAGGTCAAGTTCGTCATCGCCGACGAGCGGGACTTCCGCTGGGCCGCCGAGCAGGTGGAAAGCCACGGGCTCGCCGACCGGGCCACGGTGCTCTTCAGCCCCGTCTGGGGCGAGCTCGCCCCAGAGGTCCTGGCCGGGTGGGTTCTCAAGGAGGGGCTCCCGGTGCGGCTCAACATCCAGCTTCGCAAATACCGCTGGGGCGCTGATACGGAGGGGGTCTAG